In Chitinophaga oryzae, the sequence TCCTGGCTGAGTTATGGTAAACTAAGAGCTTCCTACGCTGCTGTTGGTAACAGTCTGCTGCCTTACCAGCTGTATAATAACTATTTAATTGGTCAGGACCCGAACGGTCAAATCACAGCTTCCCGCGATAAAACCTACTATAATAAAGATGTAAGAAGTGAGTTGATCAAATCTCATGAGTTGGGTGCCGAATTTCGTTTTATGGATAGTCGTTTCGGACTTGATTTTACCTACTATAAATCCAACGCCACTAATCAGTTGATCGACTTACCGATGGACCCTGCCAGTGGTTATGGAAAACGTAAGATCAACGCTGGTAACATCCAGAACAGTGGTTTTGAGATTATGGCGGATGCAAGGATTCTCAACAATCCTAAAGGTCTGATGTGGAATATCTCCGGTAACTTGTCTGTGAACCGTAACAAAATTATTGATATCGGGGAGGCGCAAGGTGTAAGCCTTTATCCGCTGGGCGGCTTCGACGCTGTTTCCATTATTGCGAAAACAGGTTCTTTGTATGGTGATATTTATGCCAACAAAGTATTAAATCGGGTAACGGATGTAAATAGCGAGTACTATGGACAACTGATACTTGAAGCCAATGGTCTTCCCAAAATTATTGATGGTGACAAATACCTGGGTAATCAGGCGGCCAAAGCACTCTTTGGTATTACCAATACCTTCTCCTACAAGAGCTTTTCACTGGGCTTCCTGGTAGATGCCCGCATTGGTGGTGAAATATATTCTGTCACCCAGCTGATGATGCAGAAGGCAGGAACAGCAGCGGTTACAGCTCCGGGCGGACAAAGAAACGATTTGGTAGTACCAGGTGTCGTTGATGCAGGGAATGGTAAGTATACACCTAATACCCGGTCTGTAACTCAACAACAATATTGGAATGCCATTACCGCCGGCAACCTGGGCGCTCCTGAAATAAACGTATATGACGCTACCAGCATTCGTCTCAGAAACGTACAGCTGAACTACAATGTGCCTAAGAGCGTATTAGGCCGTATGCCGGTTCAGTCAGTGAAAGTTGGCCTGTCCTGCAACAACGTATGGATGATTTCCAGCCATGTACGCGGTTTGGATCCGGAATCTGTATTCGCCATCGGTTCCAATGCTACCGGTTTTGAAAACGGTGCGCCTCCAACCACCCGTACATTCCTGTTGAACCTTAGCCTTAGTTTCTAACCATTAAATGCAACTGACATGAAAAAAATAATCATAAAATCAGGCGTAGTGCTGGCTGCTTTTTCCATGTTGCTGTCCGCCTGTAGTAAATTTGAAGAAATCAATCAGGACCCTAAGAAAGCTGGTGAAAGCCAAGTGCAGGAAGAGTTTCTTATCAATAGCTCTATCATCGCTGCCCAGATGGACCCGGATGTGGCTGAACGTTCATTTGTGCTGATCTGGAAAGCTGCTGCTCACCAACAACTGGATGACGGTATTACTTCCGGCAATAATAATGATGGTTGGTCAGGTGCTTACTATACACAGGTATCCAGCTGGCTGACCAATATTACTGCCGCTGTTAATATGGGTGAACAAAAAATCAAGACCGGTAATATCAATGAATACACAGCGAACCTGTTGCAGGTAGCACGTATCTGGCGTGCGTATTTACTGAGCGAGATGTCCGACAATTATGGCCCTATCGCTATACAGGGATACGCTAATGGCATCAACCCTGATTTTGCAAGCGTAAAAGATGTATATTACTTTGTCCTGTCCGAGCTGAAAGATGCCAGTGCCAAACTGAACATTAATCAATCACCTGGGGATGCGCTTTCCAAATTCGATCCTGCCTATAGCTACGATTTCAAAAAATGGCAACGTTATGCTAACTCTCTGCGCCTGCGCCTTGCCATGCGTTTATCTGAAATAGATGGCGGTAAAGCAAAAACAGAATTTGAAGATGCTGTGCGCGGTGATCTGATCACAGACATGAACCAGACCTTTCAGGTACAGGAAAAGGAAGGATGGAACGCGCTGAGTGGGGTAATGAGCCGTGAATGGAATGAGCAGCTGATGACCACCACCCTGGAAAATTTGTACACCGGCCTCGGTGGTATAAAAACTGCTGACCAACTCACTGACCCGGTTTACCAGCCATATATCAGGCCCGCCGACTGGGCAGGTTTGCAACTGACAGACCACTTCCCGACCACTTCCAGTGATCCGCTGGCAGGTTTCTGGTTCGATGGGCTACCGCAATCCATTGATCCACGTGCCTATAAGGCGTTTATCCCTGCTGGTGATTTTTCTAATCCTGATTTCTCTAAATATCCATCTTACAATGAGAATGCTTGGAAGAGAACTGCCCGCGCTTTGATGAAGAACGATAGGGATACCGCCAAATTACTGGATGGCAAAATGGCCTGGAATGGTCAAACCAATGGCGACTGGGGGACTAAAGGTACGCTCAACCGCTGGTATTACTGGCCCGGCGGTGCTCCGCGTATGACACAGAGGTTCCGTGGCAGCACCAGTAAACGTATTTTCTTCGCACCCTGGGAAACTTACTTTCTGATAGCGGAAGCAGCGGTAAGAGGCTGGAACGTGCCGATGTCCGGCAAGGCCGCCTATGAGAAAGGCATCACGCAAAACTTTGAATACTGGGGTGTTGCTCAGTTCGCAGGCACCTATCTGACTTCTACCGATTTTAACATGGTAGGTACTTCCGTAAGCTGGGACCACACTGCTGAGCCGCCGGCTACGCACACCATGAATTTCAAAAACGGTTATACCGATGCACCAGGCACTGTTGCTATTAAATACCCGGTTAATAACCTGTATAAAAATGGATCGGTGAAAAATGACCTGCTGACCAAGATTATCACGCAGAAGTACATTGCTAATATGCCATGGCTGCCGTTGGAAGCATGGAGCGATCAGCGCAGACTTGGCCTGCCGTTCTTTGAAACACCGAACGTAGAACAGCCAATACCTGGTTTACCGGGATTGAACAACGGTAATTACATGACCAGTAACGTTAAATTTTATCCACAGCGTATTAAGTATCCGTCTGTCATGAAAAACGCCAACAGTAAAGGCTACGACCAAGCCGTAGGTTTCCTCGGTGGCACCGAAGATGTCACCACACCGCTCTGGTGGGCTAAAAAGCCATAATTTTTGCTTCACCCATAATTGTCACGTCAGCCGTTAATTGGAAACAATTAGCGGCTGACTTTTTTATAGCGCTCCCATTTCTTTCCGGAAGATGTCTTCCACCATTTTGATTTCTTTGGCGTAGATGGTTTTTTTGCGGGAGCCGAAGTACAGCGTGTTTTCCACTTTTACATCGCCGGCCCATACGGCTTTTACCTGGCCTGATTTGATCTCATCGCGGCAAAGGAAATCGGGGATGATCGCAAAGCCCTCGTTGCCGCTCAGGCAACGGACAATAGAGCTGATATTGGGCACGATATAGTTGGGCTTGAAGTCGATGTTCTGCCGGAGGTTCATTTTCCAGAAACGTTTGAGATGGTCCATGTCTGCGGCGGTACTGTACCATACCTGTTGTTTCAGCCAGCTTTCCACTGCGCCTATTTTCGCCG encodes:
- a CDS encoding SusD/RagB family nutrient-binding outer membrane lipoprotein; amino-acid sequence: MKKIIIKSGVVLAAFSMLLSACSKFEEINQDPKKAGESQVQEEFLINSSIIAAQMDPDVAERSFVLIWKAAAHQQLDDGITSGNNNDGWSGAYYTQVSSWLTNITAAVNMGEQKIKTGNINEYTANLLQVARIWRAYLLSEMSDNYGPIAIQGYANGINPDFASVKDVYYFVLSELKDASAKLNINQSPGDALSKFDPAYSYDFKKWQRYANSLRLRLAMRLSEIDGGKAKTEFEDAVRGDLITDMNQTFQVQEKEGWNALSGVMSREWNEQLMTTTLENLYTGLGGIKTADQLTDPVYQPYIRPADWAGLQLTDHFPTTSSDPLAGFWFDGLPQSIDPRAYKAFIPAGDFSNPDFSKYPSYNENAWKRTARALMKNDRDTAKLLDGKMAWNGQTNGDWGTKGTLNRWYYWPGGAPRMTQRFRGSTSKRIFFAPWETYFLIAEAAVRGWNVPMSGKAAYEKGITQNFEYWGVAQFAGTYLTSTDFNMVGTSVSWDHTAEPPATHTMNFKNGYTDAPGTVAIKYPVNNLYKNGSVKNDLLTKIITQKYIANMPWLPLEAWSDQRRLGLPFFETPNVEQPIPGLPGLNNGNYMTSNVKFYPQRIKYPSVMKNANSKGYDQAVGFLGGTEDVTTPLWWAKKP